Proteins from a genomic interval of Nocardioidaceae bacterium:
- a CDS encoding glycine hydroxymethyltransferase, producing MTATSADRNDSASAAYRHALEVISSVEPRIAEATRQELADQRASLKLIASENYASPAVLLTMGTWFSDKYAEGTVGHRFYAACQNVDTVEQIAADHARELFGAEHAYVQPHSGIDANLVAFWSILAHRIEQPELAGRGMRNVNELTDEDWEKLRAQMGNQRLLGMSLDAGGHLTHGFRPNISGKMFHQQQYGTDPETGLLDYDQVAAKAREFKPLVLVAGYSAYPRRVDFAKMREIADEVGATLMVDMAHFAGLVAGKVFTGDEDPVPHAHVVTSTTHKSLRGPRGGIVLATEEYAPSVDRGCPMVLGGPLSHVMAAKAVAFAEAKTPEFRTYAQAVADNAQSLAEGLSSRGANLVTGGTDNHLVLLDVTSFGLTGRQAEQALLEAGVVTNRNSVPNDPNGAWYTSGIRFGTPALTTRGFGHDEFDRVADLVVDVLSGTTAGTTKDGRTSKASYVLGDGVSDRSHGAIEEMLDAHPLYPGLDLA from the coding sequence ATGACCGCGACCAGCGCCGACCGCAACGACTCCGCCAGCGCCGCGTACCGCCACGCGCTCGAGGTGATCAGCTCCGTCGAGCCCCGCATCGCCGAGGCGACGCGCCAGGAGCTCGCCGACCAACGGGCCTCGCTGAAGCTCATCGCGAGCGAGAACTACGCCTCGCCGGCCGTGCTGCTGACCATGGGCACCTGGTTCTCCGACAAGTACGCCGAGGGCACCGTCGGGCACCGCTTCTACGCCGCGTGCCAGAACGTCGACACCGTCGAGCAGATCGCCGCCGACCACGCGCGGGAGCTGTTCGGCGCGGAGCACGCCTACGTGCAGCCGCACTCCGGCATCGACGCGAACCTGGTGGCCTTCTGGTCGATCCTGGCCCACCGCATCGAGCAGCCCGAGCTCGCGGGCCGGGGGATGCGCAACGTCAACGAGCTGACCGACGAGGACTGGGAGAAGCTGCGCGCCCAGATGGGCAACCAGCGGCTGCTCGGCATGAGCCTCGACGCCGGCGGTCACCTCACCCACGGCTTCCGGCCGAACATCTCCGGCAAGATGTTCCACCAGCAGCAGTACGGCACCGACCCCGAGACGGGCCTGCTCGACTACGACCAGGTGGCCGCGAAGGCGCGGGAGTTCAAGCCGCTCGTGCTGGTCGCGGGCTACTCCGCCTACCCCCGCCGGGTGGACTTCGCGAAGATGCGCGAGATCGCCGACGAGGTCGGCGCGACCCTCATGGTCGACATGGCCCACTTCGCGGGCCTGGTGGCCGGCAAGGTCTTCACCGGCGACGAGGACCCGGTGCCGCACGCCCACGTCGTCACCTCCACGACCCACAAGTCGCTGCGCGGTCCTCGCGGGGGCATCGTGCTCGCCACCGAGGAGTACGCCCCCTCGGTCGACCGCGGCTGCCCCATGGTGCTGGGCGGCCCGCTGTCGCACGTGATGGCGGCCAAGGCCGTGGCCTTCGCCGAGGCGAAGACGCCGGAGTTCCGCACCTATGCCCAGGCGGTCGCCGACAACGCCCAGTCGCTCGCCGAGGGCCTCTCCTCGCGCGGGGCGAACCTGGTCACCGGCGGCACCGACAACCACCTCGTGCTGCTCGACGTGACCTCCTTCGGGCTCACCGGTCGGCAGGCTGAGCAGGCGCTGCTCGAGGCGGGCGTCGTGACCAACCGCAACTCCGTGCCGAACGATCCCAACGGCGCCTGGTACACCTCTGGCATCCGGTTCGGCACCCCGGCGCTGACCACGCGGGGCTTCGGCCACGACGAGTTCGACCGCGTCGCCGACCTCGTCGTCGACGTGCTGTCCGGCACCACCGCGGGCACCACCAAGGACGGCCGGACCTCCAAGGCGTCGTACGTGCTGGGCGACGGGGTCTCCGACCGCAGCCACGGCGCGATCGAGGAGATGCTCGACGCCCACCCGCTCTACCCCGGTCTCGACCTGGCCTGA
- a CDS encoding MOSC domain-containing protein produces MEVVRIGLTPVKGGRHATPASVELSATGPVGDRVFCLVDPARRRVLRTVENPSLMALTWRWEQGMLRLAGPPGSHDGTPGDPGRGGETLEVDYWGRPTTVEVVPGPWSAACSRHLGYEVLLVRAPAGGVVYGEAVTVLTTASLARLPALRALGGMDAAAERFRSTLVVRTDAERVPPEQAWVGRSLEVGSAVLEVRGTVPRCAVIDLDPATGVRDVRLLRALAAAQDLGPGEEPWFGVQARVSRAGRVALGDPVRSR; encoded by the coding sequence GTGGAGGTCGTACGCATCGGGCTCACCCCCGTCAAGGGAGGCAGACACGCCACCCCTGCCTCGGTCGAGCTGTCGGCGACCGGCCCAGTGGGCGACCGCGTCTTCTGCCTCGTCGATCCCGCCCGCCGTCGTGTGCTCCGCACCGTGGAGAACCCCTCGCTGATGGCGCTCACGTGGCGCTGGGAGCAGGGGATGCTGAGGCTCGCAGGCCCGCCCGGCAGCCACGACGGCACCCCCGGCGACCCGGGGCGCGGCGGGGAGACCCTCGAGGTCGACTACTGGGGTCGGCCCACCACGGTCGAGGTGGTGCCCGGGCCCTGGAGCGCGGCCTGCTCGCGCCATCTCGGGTACGAGGTCCTCCTCGTCCGCGCGCCCGCCGGCGGCGTGGTCTACGGCGAGGCGGTGACGGTCCTGACCACCGCCTCGTTGGCGCGTCTGCCCGCGCTCCGCGCACTCGGTGGCATGGACGCGGCGGCCGAGCGGTTCCGCTCCACGCTGGTGGTGCGCACCGACGCCGAGCGCGTCCCACCCGAGCAGGCGTGGGTCGGCCGCTCGCTCGAGGTGGGGTCGGCGGTCCTCGAGGTCCGGGGCACGGTGCCGCGCTGCGCGGTGATCGACCTCGACCCGGCGACCGGCGTACGCGACGTACGGCTGCTCCGTGCGCTCGCCGCCGCCCAGGACCTCGGACCGGGGGAGGAGCCGTGGTTCGGGGTGCAGGCGCGGGTGAGCCGGGCTGGACGGGTGGCCCTCGGCGATCCGGTCAGGAGCCGATGA
- a CDS encoding glucose-1-phosphate adenylyltransferase — MSSPGTRRNVLAIVLAGGEGKRMMPLTMERAKAAVPFGGMYRLIDFALSNVVNSGFLKVVVLTQYKSHSLDRHITTTWRMSTMLGNHVTPVPAQQRTGKRWFAGSADAIFQSLNLLDDERPDLVLVVGADHVYRMDFAAMVEHHVSSGLPCTVAAIRQPVGNVGRLGVITPGEDGVIAEFTEKPSRVTGLPDARHQVLASMGNYVFDADVLREAVCRDAEDHDSSHEMGADVLPRLVAEGRAGWYSFSDNDVPGATDRDAGYWADMSTLRSYYESHMDLVGPDSVLNLHNRDWPLHTRYGPLPPAKVTTGEDGTESRVSASLLAPGCVVAGATVHHSVLSTGVVVESGAEVTDAVLLPGVRVGAGAVVRSAIIDKSVAVPAGVSIGLSQDADRRRGFAVDDGLTVIAKGQHVPTDAELDAVEDDEDF, encoded by the coding sequence ATGAGCTCTCCCGGGACGCGCCGCAACGTGCTCGCCATCGTCCTGGCGGGCGGTGAGGGCAAGCGCATGATGCCCCTGACGATGGAGCGGGCCAAGGCGGCGGTGCCGTTCGGCGGGATGTACCGACTGATCGACTTCGCGCTCTCCAACGTCGTCAACTCGGGCTTCCTGAAGGTCGTCGTGCTGACGCAGTACAAGTCGCACAGCCTCGACCGCCACATCACGACGACCTGGCGCATGTCGACGATGCTCGGCAACCACGTGACTCCGGTGCCCGCGCAGCAGCGCACGGGCAAGCGGTGGTTCGCCGGGTCGGCCGACGCGATCTTCCAGAGCCTGAACCTGCTGGACGACGAGCGTCCCGACCTGGTGCTGGTGGTCGGTGCCGACCACGTCTACCGGATGGACTTCGCCGCCATGGTCGAGCACCACGTCTCCTCGGGGCTGCCGTGCACGGTCGCCGCCATCAGGCAGCCGGTGGGCAACGTGGGCCGGCTCGGCGTCATCACGCCCGGTGAGGACGGCGTGATCGCGGAGTTCACCGAGAAGCCCAGCCGGGTGACCGGCCTCCCCGACGCCCGCCACCAGGTGCTCGCCTCGATGGGCAACTACGTCTTCGACGCCGACGTGCTGCGCGAGGCCGTCTGCCGTGACGCCGAGGACCACGACTCCTCCCACGAGATGGGTGCCGACGTGCTGCCACGCCTGGTCGCGGAGGGACGGGCCGGCTGGTACTCCTTCTCGGACAACGACGTGCCCGGAGCCACCGACCGGGACGCGGGCTACTGGGCCGACATGTCCACACTGCGCTCCTACTACGAGTCGCACATGGACCTGGTCGGGCCGGACTCGGTGCTGAACCTCCACAACCGGGACTGGCCGCTGCACACGAGGTACGGACCGTTGCCGCCCGCCAAGGTGACCACCGGCGAGGACGGCACGGAGTCGCGCGTCTCCGCCTCGCTCCTCGCGCCGGGCTGCGTGGTCGCCGGCGCCACGGTGCACCACTCGGTGCTCTCGACGGGGGTGGTCGTCGAGTCCGGCGCCGAGGTCACCGACGCCGTGCTGCTGCCCGGCGTACGCGTCGGCGCCGGCGCAGTCGTGCGCAGCGCGATCATCGACAAGTCCGTGGCCGTGCCCGCGGGCGTCTCCATCGGCCTCTCGCAGGACGCGGACCGCCGTCGCGGCTTCGCCGTCGACGACGGCCTGACGGTGATCGCGAAAGGGCAGCACGTCCCCACGGACGCCGAGCTCGACGCGGTCGAGGACGACGAGGACTTCTAG
- a CDS encoding NAD(P)-dependent oxidoreductase has product MRIFFTGGSGKAGRHVVPLLAEHGHQVTNADLTPLGHPGVHDLRVDLTDGGQVWSALRAPVHGGELEPGGPGYEPAYDAVVHFAAIPAPFIAPDSETYLNNIESTFHVLEAASKLGIPKVVFASSETTYGICFAAGERKPLYVPVDEEHPTVPEDTYAMNKVCNEVTARSFAQRTGHDVYGLRINNVIEPHEYAESFPAYLEDPSLRRRNVFAYIDARDLGHMVQRCLETDGLGYEVFNVANADMSVAAKTDEIIAEFYEGVEVRREMGADETFYSIEKARELVGYEPKHSWRDVLADPRA; this is encoded by the coding sequence ATGCGCATCTTCTTCACCGGAGGGTCCGGCAAGGCCGGACGTCACGTCGTCCCCCTGCTCGCCGAGCACGGGCACCAGGTCACCAACGCCGACCTCACCCCGCTGGGTCACCCCGGTGTCCACGACCTCAGGGTGGACCTCACCGACGGAGGACAGGTCTGGTCCGCTCTCCGGGCACCCGTGCACGGGGGCGAGCTGGAGCCGGGCGGCCCGGGCTACGAGCCGGCGTACGACGCGGTGGTGCACTTCGCCGCGATCCCCGCACCGTTCATCGCACCGGACTCCGAGACCTACCTCAACAACATCGAGAGCACGTTCCACGTGCTCGAGGCGGCCAGCAAGCTCGGGATCCCCAAGGTCGTCTTCGCCTCCTCGGAGACGACGTACGGCATCTGTTTCGCCGCCGGTGAGCGCAAGCCGCTCTACGTGCCCGTCGACGAGGAGCACCCGACGGTGCCCGAGGACACGTACGCGATGAACAAGGTCTGCAACGAGGTCACCGCACGGTCGTTCGCCCAGCGCACCGGGCACGACGTGTACGGCCTGCGGATCAACAACGTGATCGAGCCCCACGAGTACGCCGAGTCCTTCCCCGCCTACCTCGAGGACCCGTCGCTGCGACGCCGCAACGTCTTCGCCTACATCGATGCCCGCGACCTCGGCCACATGGTCCAGCGGTGCCTGGAGACCGACGGGCTGGGTTACGAGGTGTTCAACGTCGCGAACGCCGACATGTCGGTGGCCGCGAAGACCGACGAGATCATCGCGGAGTTCTACGAGGGCGTGGAGGTGCGACGCGAGATGGGCGCCGACGAGACCTTCTACTCGATCGAGAAGGCGCGAGAGCTCGTCGGGTACGAGCCGAAGCACTCCTGGCGCGACGTCCTCGCGGACCCGCGGGCCTAG
- the pgm gene encoding phosphoglucomutase (alpha-D-glucose-1,6-bisphosphate-dependent) has product MSHDRAGTPAQPEDLVDVAHLVTSYYALRPDPEDVAQQVSFGTSGHRGSSLDVAFNEDHIVATTQAICEHRAAHGYDGPLFLGRDTHALSEPAWATALEVLVGNDVTVLVDADDRWTPTPAVSHAILRHNRGDGQGRGTADGIVVTPSHNPPRDGGFKYNPPHGGPAGGEVTAAIADRANDLLRAGLDGVRRVPFARARAAAEAYDFLGTYVDDLPAVVDLDAVRDAGLRIGADPLGGAAVDYWGAITDRHRIDLTVVNPLVDPTWRFMTLDSDGQIRMDCSSPDAMASLVQQRGEFDLATGNDADADRHGIVTPDAGLMAPNHYLAVAIGYLFGGARPDWPAASVGKTLVSSSMIDRAARDVGADLVEVPVGFKWFVDGLLGGSIGFGGEESAGASFLRFDGSVWTTDKDGIVLGLLASEITARTGETPSARYASLVAAHGEPAYARLDAPADRDQKARLKALSPEDVTAEELAGEPVTARLTRAPGNDAEIGGLKVTTESAWFAARPSGTEDKYKIYAESFRGADHLAQVQAAAQEIVADVLGS; this is encoded by the coding sequence GTGAGCCACGACCGCGCCGGAACCCCTGCCCAGCCCGAGGACCTCGTCGACGTCGCGCACCTGGTGACGTCGTACTACGCGCTGCGTCCCGACCCCGAGGACGTGGCCCAGCAGGTCTCGTTCGGCACCTCCGGGCACCGGGGGAGCAGCCTCGACGTCGCCTTCAACGAGGACCACATCGTGGCCACGACCCAGGCGATCTGCGAGCACCGCGCCGCGCACGGGTACGACGGTCCGCTGTTCCTCGGCCGTGACACCCACGCCCTGTCCGAGCCCGCGTGGGCGACGGCGCTGGAGGTGCTGGTCGGCAACGACGTCACGGTGCTCGTGGACGCCGACGACCGCTGGACACCCACCCCCGCGGTCTCGCACGCGATCCTGCGGCACAACCGCGGGGACGGGCAGGGACGCGGCACCGCGGACGGCATCGTCGTCACGCCGTCCCACAACCCGCCGCGCGACGGGGGCTTCAAGTACAACCCGCCCCACGGCGGACCCGCCGGCGGCGAGGTGACCGCGGCGATCGCGGATCGTGCCAACGACCTGCTGCGCGCCGGACTGGACGGCGTGCGTCGCGTGCCCTTCGCGCGCGCCCGCGCCGCGGCGGAGGCGTACGACTTCCTCGGCACTTACGTCGACGACCTGCCCGCGGTGGTCGACCTCGACGCCGTGCGCGACGCGGGTCTCCGCATCGGGGCGGACCCACTGGGCGGAGCAGCCGTGGACTACTGGGGCGCGATCACCGACCGCCACCGCATCGACCTGACCGTCGTGAACCCCCTGGTGGACCCGACCTGGCGGTTCATGACGCTCGACAGCGACGGGCAGATCCGGATGGACTGCTCCTCTCCCGACGCCATGGCCTCCCTGGTGCAGCAGCGTGGGGAGTTCGACCTGGCCACCGGCAACGACGCCGACGCCGACCGCCACGGCATCGTCACCCCGGACGCCGGTCTGATGGCTCCGAACCACTACCTCGCGGTGGCGATCGGGTACCTGTTCGGCGGGGCGCGCCCCGACTGGCCGGCGGCCTCGGTCGGCAAGACGCTGGTCAGCTCCTCGATGATCGACCGGGCGGCCCGGGACGTCGGGGCGGACCTCGTCGAGGTACCGGTCGGCTTCAAGTGGTTCGTCGACGGACTGCTCGGCGGGTCGATCGGGTTCGGCGGCGAGGAGTCCGCGGGGGCCTCGTTCCTGCGCTTCGACGGGTCGGTGTGGACCACGGACAAGGACGGCATCGTCCTCGGGCTGCTGGCCTCGGAGATCACGGCACGCACCGGGGAGACGCCGAGCGCGCGGTACGCCTCCCTCGTGGCGGCGCACGGCGAGCCGGCGTACGCACGCCTCGACGCCCCGGCCGACCGCGACCAGAAGGCTCGTCTGAAGGCGCTGAGCCCCGAGGACGTCACGGCCGAGGAGCTGGCCGGGGAGCCCGTGACCGCGAGGCTCACCCGTGCGCCCGGCAACGACGCGGAGATCGGCGGCCTGAAGGTGACCACGGAGAGCGCCTGGTTCGCGGCGCGACCCTCGGGCACCGAGGACAAGTACAAGATCTACGCCGAGTCCTTCCGCGGCGCCGACCACCTCGCGCAGGTGCAGGCAGCCGCGCAGGAGATCGTCGCCGACGTCCTCGGTTCCTGA
- a CDS encoding GNAT family N-acetyltransferase, giving the protein MDLVPGVDRDLWSDLALASQNVFATPEWLETWWRHYGSGEIVSVHDDRVVLPLHVTGGLVRQLRFIGSGQSDQLGPVCAPEHLPHAIDMLMDVAAREKVDVVLVQDVPVQDECWDRLHGTRLRLTASPVTCFDERFNDPGEAEVKDGVEAWERFVASRSRNTRGQLRKKPDRLRSEFADVAYRLADVSTVHGDLDRLLELHEDRWEGETPLASEQLQAFLHDFVDVARERGWLRLTSLELDGTVRAAQLDFRYGDHESCYQVGRDPAYDEHSLGYVLMAHCMEAAVADGAREFRFLRGNESYKYRFATHHGDVHGLAVARTLRGKAAVKAATLRDEPDESPVTELPARPR; this is encoded by the coding sequence ATGGACCTCGTGCCGGGCGTCGACCGCGACCTGTGGAGCGACCTCGCGCTGGCGTCGCAGAACGTCTTCGCGACCCCCGAGTGGCTCGAGACGTGGTGGCGGCACTACGGCAGCGGTGAGATCGTCTCGGTCCACGACGACCGGGTGGTCCTGCCGCTCCACGTCACCGGCGGTCTCGTCAGGCAGCTGCGCTTCATCGGCAGCGGGCAGTCCGACCAGCTGGGCCCGGTGTGCGCGCCGGAGCACCTGCCGCACGCGATCGACATGCTCATGGACGTCGCCGCGCGCGAGAAGGTGGACGTCGTGCTCGTCCAGGACGTACCGGTGCAGGACGAGTGCTGGGACCGTCTGCACGGCACCCGGCTGCGCCTGACCGCATCCCCTGTCACCTGCTTCGACGAACGCTTCAACGACCCCGGCGAGGCCGAGGTCAAGGATGGTGTCGAGGCGTGGGAGCGCTTCGTCGCATCCCGGTCGCGCAACACGCGCGGACAGCTGCGCAAGAAGCCCGACCGGTTGCGGTCGGAGTTCGCGGACGTGGCGTATCGCCTCGCCGACGTCTCGACCGTCCACGGCGACCTGGACCGCCTGCTCGAGCTGCACGAGGACCGGTGGGAGGGCGAGACCCCGCTCGCCTCCGAGCAGCTCCAGGCCTTTCTGCACGACTTCGTCGACGTCGCCCGCGAGCGGGGATGGCTGCGGCTGACCAGCCTCGAGCTGGACGGCACGGTGCGCGCCGCGCAGCTCGACTTCCGCTACGGCGACCACGAGAGCTGCTACCAGGTCGGGCGGGATCCCGCCTACGACGAGCACTCCCTCGGCTACGTCCTCATGGCGCACTGCATGGAGGCGGCCGTCGCGGACGGCGCCCGCGAGTTCCGGTTCCTCCGGGGCAACGAGTCCTACAAGTACCGCTTCGCGACCCACCACGGCGACGTCCACGGTCTCGCGGTCGCGCGCACCCTCAGGGGCAAGGCAGCCGTCAAGGCAGCCACGTTGCGCGACGAGCCCGACGAGTCACCCGTCACCGAGCTGCCCGCCCGGCCCCGCTGA
- the uvrC gene encoding excinuclease ABC subunit UvrC, translated as MADPSTYRPAPGSIPTDPGVYRFRDDQRRVVYVGKAKNLRARLSSYFQDITALHPRTATMVRTASSVEWTVVGTEVEALQLEYSWIKEYDPRFNVKYRDDKSYPWLAVTTGEEFPRVMVGRGAKRKGTRYFGPYSHAWAIRDTVDTLLRVFPMRSCSAGVFKRSQQVGRPCLLGYIDKCSAPCVGSVSPAEHREIVDDFCSFMAGSTAQFTKRIERQMYAASAEMDFERAARLRDDLGALNRALEKQAVVLGDGTDADVIAMAEDPLEVAIQIFYVRGGRVRGQRGWVADRVEESDSAQLVEDFLLQLYADDADALPREVLVPALPPDHAELEQLFAERRGSRVAIRVPQRGDKKSLMENVAKNAKQALVLHKTKRASDLTTRNLALEEIAEALDLPGAPLRVECIDISNLQGTEVVGSLVVFEDGLPRKGEYRKFVVRGVDGQNDVASVHEVVTRRFRRLLDERAELGEVDGPPSVSEDGGPMLVDPETGRPRKFSYAPGLLVVDGGPPQVAAAQRALDELGIDDVPVCGLAKRLEEVWLPAEEDPVILPRSSEGLYLLQRIRDEAHRFAITHHRSRRSKTMVESALDDVPGLGEVRRKTLLKHFGSLRKLRAATPEQIAEVPGIGPRTAEAIASAVSVGKDAPAAEGTQPGLRVNTATGEIEED; from the coding sequence GTGGCCGACCCGTCGACGTACCGCCCGGCCCCGGGCTCCATCCCGACCGATCCCGGCGTCTACCGGTTCCGCGACGACCAGCGTCGCGTGGTGTACGTCGGCAAGGCGAAGAACCTGCGTGCCCGGCTGTCCTCGTACTTCCAGGACATCACCGCGCTGCACCCGCGCACGGCCACGATGGTGCGTACGGCGTCCTCGGTCGAGTGGACCGTGGTCGGCACCGAGGTCGAGGCCCTGCAGCTGGAGTACTCCTGGATCAAGGAGTACGACCCGCGCTTCAACGTCAAGTACCGCGACGACAAGTCCTACCCCTGGCTCGCGGTGACGACGGGGGAGGAGTTCCCGCGGGTGATGGTCGGGCGGGGTGCCAAGCGCAAGGGCACGCGCTACTTCGGTCCCTACAGCCACGCCTGGGCGATCCGGGACACCGTCGACACGCTCCTGCGGGTCTTCCCGATGCGTTCGTGCAGCGCCGGGGTGTTCAAGCGGTCCCAGCAGGTGGGGCGCCCCTGTCTGCTCGGCTACATCGACAAGTGCAGCGCCCCGTGCGTCGGGTCGGTCTCGCCGGCCGAGCACCGCGAGATCGTGGACGACTTCTGCTCGTTCATGGCCGGGTCCACGGCGCAGTTCACCAAGCGCATCGAGAGGCAGATGTACGCCGCGTCCGCCGAGATGGACTTCGAGCGGGCCGCGCGGCTGCGCGACGACCTCGGGGCGCTGAACCGGGCTCTCGAGAAGCAGGCCGTGGTGCTCGGCGACGGCACCGACGCGGACGTCATCGCCATGGCCGAGGACCCCCTCGAGGTCGCGATCCAGATCTTCTACGTCCGCGGCGGGCGCGTCCGAGGTCAACGGGGGTGGGTGGCCGACCGCGTCGAGGAGTCGGACTCCGCGCAGCTGGTCGAGGACTTCCTGCTGCAGCTGTACGCCGACGACGCCGACGCCCTCCCGCGCGAGGTGCTGGTGCCGGCGCTGCCACCGGACCACGCCGAGCTCGAGCAGCTCTTCGCCGAGCGCCGGGGGTCGCGGGTGGCGATCCGGGTGCCCCAGCGCGGCGACAAGAAGTCGCTGATGGAGAACGTGGCGAAGAACGCGAAGCAGGCCCTGGTGCTCCACAAGACCAAGCGCGCCTCGGACCTCACCACCCGCAACCTCGCCCTGGAGGAGATCGCCGAGGCGCTGGACCTGCCCGGCGCACCGTTGCGCGTCGAGTGCATCGACATCTCCAACCTGCAGGGCACCGAGGTCGTCGGCTCCCTGGTGGTCTTCGAGGACGGCCTGCCGCGCAAGGGCGAGTACCGCAAGTTCGTCGTCCGCGGCGTCGACGGGCAGAACGACGTCGCGTCCGTGCACGAGGTCGTCACCCGGCGCTTCCGCCGCCTCCTCGACGAGCGGGCCGAGCTCGGCGAGGTGGACGGTCCTCCGTCCGTATCGGAGGACGGCGGACCGATGCTGGTCGACCCGGAGACCGGGCGACCCCGCAAGTTCTCGTACGCCCCCGGGCTGCTCGTGGTCGACGGCGGACCGCCGCAGGTCGCTGCGGCACAGCGTGCCCTCGACGAGCTCGGTATCGACGACGTGCCCGTCTGCGGACTCGCGAAGCGCCTGGAGGAGGTCTGGCTGCCCGCCGAGGAGGACCCGGTGATCCTCCCGCGCTCCAGCGAGGGTCTGTACCTGCTGCAGCGCATCCGCGACGAGGCCCACCGCTTCGCCATCACCCACCATCGATCGCGTCGCTCCAAGACGATGGTGGAGTCCGCGCTCGACGACGTCCCGGGGCTCGGCGAGGTGCGGCGCAAGACGCTGCTCAAGCACTTCGGGTCGCTCAGGAAGCTGCGGGCCGCGACACCCGAGCAGATCGCCGAGGTGCCGGGCATCGGTCCCCGCACCGCCGAGGCGATCGCCTCGGCGGTCAGCGTGGGCAAGGATGCACCTGCAGCCGAGGGGACGCAGCCCGGCCTGCGGGTGAACACCGCGACCGGCGAGATCGAGGAGGACTGA
- the rapZ gene encoding RNase adapter RapZ, which translates to MAEDDDASDPTLCRPGTGPAPAGDPGSLVVVTGMTGAGRSTAAKALEDLGYYVVDNLPSELVGAVVSLVDKSSGPTLPVGVVLDVRSGVFFESHLDELAQDVSGRDTTLVFLDADTDVLVRRQEAARRPHPMQGRGRLLDGIEAERNLLASVRGVADVVVDTSSINVHQLASKMADLFGSDRATRLRITVVSFGFKYGIPVDADLVADMRFLPNPYWVPALRPFNGRSEAVSEYVLERPEAQTFLDQYVEVVRTVGRGYLRENKRYMTLAVGCTGGKHRSVAMAEEMALRLRGTGMDAVAVHRDLGRE; encoded by the coding sequence ATGGCCGAGGACGACGACGCGTCCGACCCGACCCTGTGCCGTCCGGGCACCGGTCCGGCCCCGGCGGGGGACCCGGGCAGCCTCGTGGTGGTCACAGGCATGACCGGCGCCGGGCGGAGCACCGCGGCGAAGGCGCTGGAGGACCTCGGCTACTACGTGGTCGACAACCTCCCGAGCGAGCTCGTCGGAGCGGTCGTGTCCCTGGTCGACAAGTCCTCGGGTCCCACGCTCCCGGTCGGGGTCGTGCTCGACGTGCGATCGGGTGTGTTCTTCGAGTCCCACCTCGACGAGCTGGCGCAGGACGTGTCGGGACGCGACACGACGCTGGTCTTCCTCGACGCGGACACCGACGTGCTCGTCCGACGTCAGGAGGCCGCCCGCCGGCCGCACCCGATGCAGGGACGAGGCAGGCTGCTCGACGGCATCGAGGCCGAGCGCAACCTGCTGGCGAGCGTGCGGGGCGTCGCGGACGTCGTGGTAGACACCTCCTCGATCAACGTGCACCAGCTGGCGAGCAAGATGGCGGACCTCTTCGGCAGCGACCGTGCGACACGGCTGCGGATCACGGTGGTCTCGTTCGGCTTCAAGTACGGCATCCCGGTCGACGCCGACCTCGTCGCCGACATGCGCTTCCTGCCCAACCCGTACTGGGTGCCCGCGCTGAGGCCGTTCAACGGCCGAAGCGAGGCAGTCAGCGAGTACGTCCTCGAACGCCCGGAGGCGCAGACGTTCCTCGACCAGTACGTCGAGGTCGTCCGCACGGTCGGACGGGGCTACCTGCGGGAGAACAAGCGGTACATGACCCTGGCCGTCGGGTGTACCGGCGGCAAGCACCGCAGCGTCGCGATGGCCGAGGAGATGGCGTTGCGACTGCGCGGCACCGGCATGGACGCCGTCGCGGTGCACCGGGACCTCGGCCGTGAGTGA